A single window of Polyangiaceae bacterium DNA harbors:
- a CDS encoding glycosyltransferase family 4 protein, whose amino-acid sequence MHIVWVNTHGSLVGGAEHYVRNTANLLGRRGVRSTLLYDPNLPTSSAMLDTFESAFPIVNIDAQLKEVKPDIVFVHQIRPNITQSLTRSPVPVINFLHDHFLFCLREHKYTAIGKRTCNRTVSASACYPCLGFVLRAPTFPRFRLRTVSDVIAAQDAHKQFCAFVTASRYMAEQAIAHGFDPARIHVAPLYAEKPGPEHSTYRDNAKLLYVGGVLRNKGLDVLLRALRNTVFPVRLEIIGDGAWMTNAHMLAHELGIHDRVSFLGRKPQHELREHYRRANCLVVPSRWPEPFGLVGVEAMSHGTPVIASAVGGILEWLVPGQTGLAVPPNDHNALAAAIDQLIGNPKLARSMGEAARARYLERFLPDHHIERLMGIFADVIKRGARS is encoded by the coding sequence ATGCACATCGTTTGGGTCAACACGCACGGATCACTCGTCGGCGGGGCCGAGCATTATGTGCGCAATACGGCGAATCTGCTCGGGCGTCGCGGCGTACGTTCAACACTGCTTTACGATCCAAACCTGCCCACGTCGTCAGCAATGCTCGACACGTTTGAGAGTGCGTTTCCCATTGTAAACATCGATGCGCAACTGAAGGAGGTGAAACCCGACATCGTATTCGTGCACCAAATACGACCCAACATTACACAAAGTTTGACGCGCTCGCCGGTGCCGGTCATCAATTTTCTACACGATCACTTCCTGTTCTGCCTGCGCGAGCACAAGTATACGGCAATTGGGAAACGCACCTGCAATCGAACGGTGAGCGCCTCTGCGTGTTATCCGTGTCTGGGGTTCGTTCTACGTGCACCGACATTTCCTAGATTTCGATTAAGGACCGTTTCTGACGTGATCGCTGCACAAGACGCCCACAAGCAATTTTGCGCGTTCGTCACTGCGTCTCGCTATATGGCTGAGCAGGCCATTGCGCATGGGTTCGATCCCGCGCGAATTCATGTTGCACCACTTTATGCCGAAAAGCCCGGCCCCGAGCATTCAACATATCGTGACAACGCAAAGTTGCTTTATGTCGGCGGCGTCCTACGCAACAAGGGGCTGGACGTACTCCTCCGAGCGCTTCGAAACACCGTCTTCCCGGTGCGACTCGAAATCATCGGCGATGGCGCGTGGATGACGAATGCACATATGCTGGCCCACGAATTGGGTATCCACGACCGCGTTTCTTTTCTAGGTAGAAAACCTCAACACGAATTGCGAGAACATTATCGGCGAGCGAACTGTCTCGTGGTGCCAAGCCGCTGGCCCGAGCCATTTGGTCTCGTGGGTGTCGAAGCCATGAGCCATGGCACGCCTGTCATCGCCTCGGCGGTCGGAGGCATCCTGGAATGGCTCGTGCCGGGACAAACGGGCCTGGCGGTCCCGCCGAACGACCACAATGCGTTGGCGGCGGCCATCGATCAATTGATCGGCAATCCGAAACTCGCTCGATCCATGGGAGAAGCAGCCCGAGCGCGTTATCTCGAGCGCTTCTTGCCCGACCATCACATCGAACGACTCATGGGCATTTTTGCCGACGTCATCAAGCGAGGAGCTCGGTCGTGA
- a CDS encoding DUF2334 domain-containing protein, protein MKYIVLRDDDANGTTPISVLEPLYRPFLDRGLPIHLAMIPSVRTDIHRTDGELEGFLYGKSEGIAGTKPMEENQALLDYVRHESGYVPVLHGFTHEIINGRFEFDRDEPEDIARRLDRGLAMFQAAGLGRPLVFVAPQDQLSRSSFREVSKRFDVLSLQFLSLKKLPHQHWPAYLGAKFIQRRPHLRLGRTAALTHPGCILSYNKPPAGMLERVLDAIRPNCVTVLVTHHWEYFHPDGTMNEPFVAVLHALAEHFGKAKDVRVIRMDQARNYIA, encoded by the coding sequence ATGAAGTACATCGTATTGCGCGATGACGATGCCAATGGCACCACCCCCATTTCGGTACTCGAGCCGCTCTACAGGCCATTTCTCGATCGAGGTTTGCCCATTCACCTCGCGATGATTCCCTCCGTGCGCACCGACATTCACCGGACCGATGGCGAGCTCGAAGGTTTCCTTTATGGTAAGAGCGAGGGAATTGCAGGCACGAAGCCCATGGAAGAGAATCAAGCCCTGCTCGATTACGTGCGGCATGAAAGCGGCTACGTGCCGGTGTTACACGGATTCACACACGAGATCATCAATGGCCGTTTCGAATTCGATCGTGACGAGCCGGAGGACATTGCGCGACGATTGGATCGCGGTCTGGCCATGTTCCAGGCAGCGGGGCTCGGCAGACCACTTGTATTCGTCGCACCACAAGATCAACTTTCTCGATCGAGTTTTCGTGAAGTAAGCAAGCGCTTCGACGTGCTTTCGCTACAGTTTCTCAGCCTAAAGAAGCTACCACACCAGCATTGGCCTGCGTACTTGGGTGCGAAATTCATTCAACGAAGACCGCATTTACGGCTTGGGCGCACTGCCGCGCTCACGCATCCAGGCTGCATTCTGTCGTACAACAAGCCGCCCGCAGGAATGCTCGAGCGCGTACTCGACGCAATTCGCCCCAATTGCGTCACGGTGCTCGTCACGCACCATTGGGAATATTTCCATCCGGATGGAACCATGAACGAGCCGTTTGTCGCGGTACTGCATGCACTTGCGGAGCATTTCGGAAAAGCGAAAGACGTACGGGTGATTCGTATGGATCAAGCACGCAATTACATTGCGTGA
- a CDS encoding glycosyltransferase family 4 protein, whose amino-acid sequence MMNFTGNARRASFRTGEREIRVAHVLRKYDAREWGGTESAVCELLKGLRANGTNSVVYAPKLEVPVAIENDVLRNDGFDVRRFHAFVPICGASAADRKSLVAVGGNLMSFDAPLHLLWEPSLDVIHTHTLNRLGGIARLVARQRNIPFVATIHGGFLDLPEAAAEKLAAPTRGGIDYGKFFGLLLRSRHVLADADAVITVNPREAELLRAKFPALRIELVPHGVPLARYARNHRDAAERFLPAIRGRTVLLLVGRIDGIKNQGFLVNCMPEIMRRVPNALLVLVGPVTDAEHDRYVRSRIRELGLETCVLMPGPLAPDDPRLIGLYQSARVFVLPSLSETFGLVLLEAWASGCAVIASATSGAKQVVREGENGHLFQLDDTPSFFNALSRTLDDEERRKALVAAGKRMVMTKFDTVVLGHRMHDLYAELIGKTRRADRSVRMWNGGNS is encoded by the coding sequence GTGATGAATTTTACGGGCAACGCTCGCCGCGCAAGCTTTCGCACCGGCGAACGTGAAATACGTGTCGCTCACGTCCTTCGCAAATACGATGCACGCGAGTGGGGAGGTACCGAGAGCGCGGTGTGCGAATTGCTGAAGGGGCTCCGTGCAAATGGCACCAACTCGGTCGTTTACGCGCCGAAGCTCGAAGTGCCCGTCGCCATCGAAAATGACGTATTGCGCAATGACGGCTTTGACGTGCGGCGCTTTCACGCATTTGTACCAATATGCGGCGCCAGCGCAGCCGATCGAAAAAGCCTCGTGGCCGTCGGCGGAAACCTCATGTCTTTCGACGCGCCATTACATCTTCTTTGGGAGCCGTCACTCGATGTGATTCACACGCACACGCTCAATCGGCTCGGGGGTATCGCGCGGCTCGTGGCGCGCCAGCGAAATATCCCATTCGTGGCGACCATTCACGGCGGCTTTCTCGATCTGCCTGAAGCTGCGGCCGAGAAACTTGCAGCACCGACGCGAGGCGGCATCGACTACGGTAAGTTTTTTGGCTTGCTTCTGCGTTCGCGCCACGTACTCGCGGATGCAGACGCGGTCATCACGGTGAACCCACGCGAAGCGGAGCTATTGCGTGCGAAGTTTCCCGCGCTTCGCATCGAGCTCGTCCCGCACGGCGTGCCACTGGCGCGTTACGCACGAAACCATCGTGACGCGGCCGAACGCTTTTTACCCGCAATTCGTGGGCGAACTGTCCTGCTCCTCGTTGGCCGTATCGATGGCATCAAGAATCAAGGCTTTCTCGTGAATTGCATGCCCGAGATCATGCGGCGCGTACCGAATGCGCTGCTCGTGCTCGTCGGGCCCGTCACGGACGCCGAACACGATCGGTACGTGCGCTCGCGTATTCGCGAGCTCGGTCTCGAAACATGCGTGCTCATGCCGGGGCCATTGGCACCCGACGATCCACGGCTCATTGGCCTTTATCAAAGCGCACGGGTTTTCGTGCTGCCTTCGCTGAGCGAAACGTTCGGCCTCGTGCTTCTCGAAGCATGGGCTTCTGGCTGCGCAGTGATCGCGAGCGCAACTTCGGGAGCGAAACAGGTCGTGCGCGAGGGTGAGAATGGGCATCTCTTCCAACTGGACGACACACCATCGTTCTTCAATGCACTCAGCCGCACGCTCGATGACGAAGAGCGCAGAAAGGCACTCGTCGCTGCCGGCAAACGCATGGTGATGACCAAATTTGACACAGTCGTGCTCGGACACCGAATGCACGATCTTTATGCAGAATTGATCGGAAAGACACGCCGCGCAGACCGTTCGGTACGCATGTGGAATGGGGGCAACTCATGA